Below is a window of Candidatus Obscuribacter sp. DNA.
TAGACTGAAGGACTTGATGCAAGCACGCATTGCCAAGTCTGGACAGACTGAGCAAGAGTATCAAAAAGAATATCTAAAGTCGGTGCCACTAGGTCGGCTGGGCACTCCTGCCGAGTTTGCCTCTGTGGTGGCATTTTTGGCATCGGCTCAGGCGTCCTATCTGACTGGCTCCACCATTTGTGTTGATGGTGGCAAGAGACGCTCCACTTACTAAATAAGAGAGGCAAAAGTGAAATATCTGGTCTTGGGCTCTGGTCGCATGGGTTATGCCGTAGCCTATGACCTTTTGCGCTCTCCTAAAGTAACAAAAGTAGTAATCACAGATATCGACGAGCAAAGAGTCAAACTACTCACAGCTAAATTAGCCGACAGTAAAATTGTGCCGGCTGTGCTTGATGTCAACAATCAAATTGAAGTAGCTCAGCTCATGGATGAAATCGACGTAGCCATAAGCTGTGTCGGCTATCAATACAACTACGAGCTAGCTAAAATTGCCCTGTCGACTCATACGCATTTTGTCGATCTCGGTGGTAACGAGGACGTAGTCAAAAGAGAATTTGCTCTCGATGAAGTGGCTCGTGATGTCGGAGTGACTATTATCCCAGATCTCGGTCTGGCACCAGGACTGGTGTCAATGCTGGCTGTTAGCGCTGCTGAGAGTCTGGATGAAGTCTATGACATCAGACTGCGTGTTGGTGGTTTGCCTGTAGACCGTGAATGTCATCCTTTTGGCTACGCGCAAGTCTTTAGCATTGATGGACTAATAAACGAATACTACGAAAACTGTACTGTCATACGTGATGGTCAGGTGATGGTGCGCCCCTCTTTGAGTGATATTGAGGAGTTGGAGTTTGCTCAGCCTTTTGGATTGATGGAGGCTTTTAATACATCCGGTGGTATCAG
It encodes the following:
- a CDS encoding saccharopine dehydrogenase NADP-binding domain-containing protein codes for the protein MKYLVLGSGRMGYAVAYDLLRSPKVTKVVITDIDEQRVKLLTAKLADSKIVPAVLDVNNQIEVAQLMDEIDVAISCVGYQYNYELAKIALSTHTHFVDLGGNEDVVKREFALDEVARDVGVTIIPDLGLAPGLVSMLAVSAAESLDEVYDIRLRVGGLPVDRECHPFGYAQVFSIDGLINEYYENCTVIRDGQVMVRPSLSDIEELEFAQPFGLMEAFNTSGGISTLPQTYQGKVQHLDYKTIRYPGHALQINALKDAGLMDKEVIDVAGSKIAPRQLLHKLLSDRLPKDEPDVVLMRVIVTGLRDKKPLQLVWDCIDYADQAVNLSAMMRMTAFPASIVAQLIARGDISERGVLRQELAVPTRLFLAEMASRGVALQMVERQPVLKSQV